TTGTTAACACAGGAGGGCGGGGACTGTGTGCACTGTGCCAGGGGATACATTGCACACATTGGGTCTGATTGGGTCACCACAATCAGTAGCAGTAATGCAGTAACCACTCAGCTGGAAATAAGGCATTGGCAGCATTAGGGCCACATCATGCCCTACACAAATTACTAATGGAAAGTCATGGCAAATCCAAGTGGAACTCCTAGAAAGGAGAAACGCAACAGTGCTGCGCAGATCCTATGCTTGTTCTTGATCCTGGTGGTAAACTAGGGGCTGTCCTCGGGGAGTGATGAGCTTAGGGGAATGCTGTTAAACATCTGAGCTGCTGAGCCTCGACACAAATATCCTGCACTTGACAAGCTTACTGGGCCTCTTGGTGCCATTCCTGCTGGTGCTTCCAAGGCCCAGACATTTCCATCCATGCATTCCCAATGTACACCAGTCTTTCTGTTAGTTATCTGCACTGGAATCCCCCTGCAAAAGCTGTGCTCACCTGCAGCCCTCTGTTCAGAGTCAGCCATCACTCTCCCTGTCAGAAGATAACACAAATGTAGAATCCTTTCTTGTTTCTACTTCAGAAGAAGTTATGGAAATTGGTAGTAAAATTATGGCAGTTtgcaataatttatttcatccAGGGCTCTTCTCTCTGATacctggggctttttccctttgcagccAATTGAATTTCAAGGCAGTTGTTAAAGTTTTGAACCCGCATCAATGGTTTTATGATTCACAGTATTTAACAGTAACCGCTACTTGCCTTCTGTCCTCCACTTCCAGCACAAAGGTTTTTCAGGATTTCTTTTGGCAGGTGTCAGCAATTAGATGAAGACACCCTTTCTGCTCACCACAGCTCTATTCTTTTTCTCATTGCTACTCAGGAGCAACACTAGGCAGTCTCAAAGTATTTGCATCTCTATCTGCATGGCTCAGGATAAGTAAAAGGAGAAATTCCTCTTCTTCCAAGCAGTTGCATAAGCAGTGTTTCAGATTGATGGGTGAGCACCATATCCACTGTGAATACATCATGTTTGTTCAgattgcttttaatttctacAAATCCTTACTGTAGTATTTCTTGTGCATTCTGATGAATTCTAGTTACCCAGAATTGTGTCTACTAGATAAGCTCACTTGTCAGAGAAGGAGCtgactgacaaaaaaaaatgttgcttaCTTGgttgaatttatttttgtttgtgggtgggagaggagtgagggagaaaaaaagatggttCTTGATTTTTATATCATCTGAGACAAATAAGGAACTTTTGTGGCAGCTGCACATGTGGAATAGAGTTAAGGTACGACACTTCATTATATGTTTGGCAAGAAACTCTTATGCAGTGTAATATAAACCTGAGAAATTTGCATGCTCTTGTTCACTactttaacagcttttcttttgcaggtATATTTTAGATAATCCACATGTGGTTAAAGGGCGTTCGGTTCTGGACCTTGGAAGTGGATGTGGAGCAACAGCAATAGCAGCTGTGATGAGTGGTGCATCCCAAGTCCTTGCCAATGACATTGATCCTagtaaggcttttttttttttaatctcggTGTAAAGATACTTACTAATTTTTAAAGCACCTTTAACACAGACTTTTCTTTGCTCCATTTGGGAGAAATTCAAGTGCCAAATAGAATCCTAAAAAGAGGAATGGGTTTTGCCAGTATTGGAAGCTGGGTTGTACCAGCCTCCCTTGGTCCAGGTATATCTCCATAGCTCCTTAGAACAAACAGGAAAGTTTCTGTCAAGTTTTGCCCATACACCATCACAGCTGGTTTGGATGAGAACTCCAAGCACAAACAGCAGGTTGGCTTCTCTGCAGGAccattttcctgtgctttcaTGTACATCAGGACCtagattttgcctttttcctctAGATTTTGTCCTTCCATAAATTGACTTATGAATACAGTTTGTTCATAATGTAATTACTCATTAGTTAGGAAGGAAGTATATCCATGGATTAAGGCAGTTACTATATTCTACTTCAATTCCGTTTTTGGTTTCCATTGGCATCCATTCTAGGAATACGTCTTCCCTGTATCATGGTGTAATAAGGATAGAATTTCATCACTTCATGCTAGATTTTGACTCATAATAAAAACTGTGGAAGCCCCCTCGACAGGATGAACAACAACATTTGAGAGTTGAAATTGAAAGATGTGTCAGAGAAATATGTAAGGGGGCTGAATGGCAGATTCCTAAAATGTAACTTTAATTTTCCTATGACCTTTCTTCAGTTGCAGGAATGGCAATGATCTTGAACTGTGAACTGAACCACCTGAATCCCTTCCCCATCACCATTAAGAACATCATCAATACAGAGCCTGGCAAATGGGATCTCATAGTTCTAGGAGATATGTTTTATGATGAACAACTTGCTGATGGTCTGCATCGCTGGCTGCAGAAGTGCATCAGGATTCACCAGACTGAAGTGCTGATTGGTGACCCTGGGAGGCATCAGTTTTTAAGCCACAGCATTCACAGTCAGCTGCACAAAGTTATAGAATATTCACTGCCTGAGTATACGAGACAAGAAAACTATGGGCTAACATCAAGTATCGTCTGGAGTTATCAGCCCTCGAACAGCTTAGATGACTCCTGAAGCTGCCTTTCTATGGGATTTTGTCTCAGTTGGATTTTTGCAGgtatataaaatgaaaatggaaattatcTGTTAAAGTAAAGCAGCTTACTGGACCTTCACTGGACTGATTTCAATCATACTCATTGAGGCTTTTACTCAATTTGAAGTAAAAGCTACATGCAAACTGTGTTCAAAGAGGCCTGCACTGAAGTGTAGACCTACAGACAACTTATATGTAAGAGTTTGCATGCTTGATGTTTTCCATGTATATTTGTGTCTACCTGACATTActgtgaaatgttttggatGTCCAGAATACTGCTGTGGGAagagagctgtggctgaaggacTACTGCACTGCTTCCacaggcttttgcaacttatttatagaaaatttttaaatatagaaaattattGCTGTCCTCCATAAAATTCTCCACTAGATTATTAGCTCATAATATGTGTAACTTGAAGTGCCTTGCTCTTTTTCTGGGTATCTCTTCTGAATGTCAAAGTAACTGATTTGAATCTCCCCCATTGCCTCTATAATAAAAATTTCCTCTTCCTTGAAACTACCAGAGTGATTATGTAAGAGTTGCACCCAAATCAAAACTCTGCTTCTTGACTGCCAGCCTGTGTAAAAGCTTTAATAAATGGAAAGTGAATAAATAATACCAGCTATGGGGTAACTTCATCCCCTTGAGAGTAGGGTCAAATGATCTAGATTCCCTACATTATTACCCTTTCCAAGGGTAATCCAGGCAATCTATCACCTGGGGAAGCTGCTGAGGGCTGAAGAAGTCTTTACTTCTGTGAAAAAGAGGGTAACTAaataaaaacagggaaaaaaagtttgatGTAATTGTTTTCCCCTTCTATTGAGGAGATGCTGGACAAACTCCAGAATCAGTTTCATCTGCCAAACACAgtaagaaaaaccccaaatctgatCCTCAGGTAAGATGCTGTAACTTAGCCACATGAAGAAGAAATCAATGTTTTCAGAGCAGTCTTACAGGAAGTGTGAACTTCAGCAGTCAGTTACTGAATAAGCAGTGATAATGGGGGGAGCTAATAACTGCACCATAGAACACTGCACCTCCAACTCTCCCACCGCCAGGTGCTGTGGTGGAAgcttaaaatgtgaaaaactgTGTGGTACTCACTCAGAAAACCATGGTATTCATGAAGTAGGAGGTTCGGAAGCACAGTCAGATGTACATGGTTCTATTATCCAACAAGTTTTCAGAACTATCCAAACAGCCAACTTCCAAACTTTAATCTTCAGAACAGTATGTGAACATTCTGCAAGGCTCACAACAAAAACAATGTCCACACCAATAGAGAATAGGAAGTGGTAAGCACATCCATGAGGTTCTTCTTCCACTTCACCCAGTGCCTGCACACATTGTTGAAAATTACTGTGAACCAAGAAACATTCCACTAGAGTTATGCAAATACTAAACACTCAAGGGCAAATTCAAGCTCTAATGGTGAAGGGTTTAAAGTAACTTACATTAAACTTTCAAACCTGAAAATACAGCGTTACCTTGTTGCAGCGTTGTACAGCTTTTTAAGCACCAGGTGAGGATGTACCACTAAGTTACACATTGAGAAGAGGCTGTAGGGGAAGATAGTAAATCTACAGGCACACTTAAGGACACAGTAGTAGTATAAGCTGCATTTGCCTTCAGCATCCAAGATTGTAtcagcagggagaaaaaggaCAACTTTGCCACTGAGGTTAGCAGTAGCATTGTTTCACAGAGCTGTCTAAACAGCTATATGATTCAATATCAAAAATACTGCAACACAGATTTATTGTCCAAGAGTTCAGTGGAATGATGAGCCCCGACTGATCCCAGAGATTCCACAGGGCATAAACCATATGATCAACACTTTCATAAACCATATAATCAACAGAAGAACAAAGATTATTGTCAGACATCATAATATCCTTTAATATTGGCAACAAAAAATACATTCCACGCAATTAGACCTGAACTCTAAATAGATTAATAtaaaactgatttatttctgCAACACTTAGGTGCGGCGATGACAAGAGTTAAATGATGAAGTAAATATATTCCTTATGGTTGCCTAAACTCTTTAGACATCCAGATGTCATCAAATCCATGTTACACCACCGTAGCTAAACCCTTCTACTTCCAGATCCAGAGGATGAACCCATTGTGCTCCGTGCCCTTATAAAGCTAAAATGGCTGGCATTAAGGAGCTTAATTCAGAAATCATAGAATTCTCACTAGAGGTTATGCTGGTTGAAGAAAGCCAAGCAACATGACTTATAATTGTGATGAGAACACAGCTCCATAATGTAATAAACTCAATCtacaattcaattttttttatatataactATAACTGAACAATAAATTTATTGATATTTTCAACTTTTGGGGCCACTGGATGTATAATGAACTGCATACAGCAGAACACATACTCTACCATCCTGCAATTTATGTGCTCAGACACTACATTTGGTCCTATTTCACTCACAGATATGCTTATGAGTACCAGTGTTTTGTTCCCTAAAAGAATTTTCATGTAGAAACACAGGCAAAAGCCAgagcaaatgaaatatttgccCATATACAAAATCCTTTTCTTGATCACAGCTACTACTCTGAAATTTGTGAAGTCACCACAACAATTCCAAAGCGAGTTTATGTTTACACATTCACAGGCTGTACTTTTGGAGGTGTAAAAATCCAGCAAGTATTTGATGGTAAGTAAGAACAGAAATCTGCAGCATCAGTAACATCAGAAGAAAGGTACCTGTTTTTTTATTCCAGACCTATCAGAAGTAGGTGGTGAAGGAGATTCTTAGTTACTACTGAAAGTACATTTGTATTGCAGTTAAAGCCACCTCCATTCACCAGTTCTGTTTACTGATACTTGTTAGACTAAACTCCCAACTTTACAGAGACTTCTGTGTGTCAATGTTACATTTGGGCTCTGTACTTTTAATTGCAAGTACCACCCCAGAATAGAAACTCAGAACACAGAATTACCTAAACTGGGTTTGTGTATGTAGCTACTTTGCTAGAGGGTACTAAGTAGCAGCCAAATCGAGCACTTCGGGACGTCTGAGCAAGGGCCCTCTAATACTAATTACAGTTTAACTTTCCTCTTAATGAAGGATGATCAATGCAAAGACAGAGCTCCACGGAGAGCCAGTGGGGAAGGCTCACAGGCAAGGACCGGAATGGCAACAGAGACCTCCAGTGGGAAGCAGGAGGGATGCAACCTGGTGGCACAAAAGTCACCAGCTAGTTTTCCAAGGTGCTTGTTTGCTGAAAGAGCTCTCCCACCTGTAAACTTGACACTCACGTGTACAGGATAAATAATCAGTAAATAGTCCATGTTAGTTGCTTGATTTTGTTCGATATGATGAGTTGTTCTAGAGCATCTCGGGAACGatctgaaaaagaacaaaggaatttcttgttattttttcagaatataGAGGTGGAGTTTGAAATAGGTACACAACATAGTAAAGGAATCCAAACAATGGAAGTTAAAACACCCATAGGCTGTCCTACTCCATCCCACTGTTtcttgaatggatgctgttccaCACTTTTGGAATAGAGTAGGGGTTTAAGAtgctaatatttttctgaagtctttGGGTCTCCATCAGCATGCTAAGGGGGTTaaaaaaaactaagaaaaaatccaagtttccaaaacaaaaaaaatcccccctcTGAAGGCTGCcacatttcaaagcaaaactCTCTCCTTGCTTTGAAAATCTCAGTGTACGATGATTATTTTATCCAGTAAGTTATTATTTGTTTGGGATTACTTATGGAGTACAGTGTGTTTTCCAGAAAGCAAGAAGGTATGATCAAGCAATTATCTTCTTGTGTTAGACATACCTGTTATCAGTGGGCATCCAtggaacagaaaaatgtgtatCTTGGGACAACAAGTAAGGACGGCTTCCACAGCGATGTCTGTCAGATTCACACAGCGCTCCATGTGGATCTCCTGTTAGGAAAACAGGAATGACAACAGCCTGTCAGAGCACCCAGAGTTTTAGAGGCAAAGCTTTCCTTTGCCCAACCAGTTTCAGAGATCCCCAACCAGAAGGAATCATGACCTCTGAGCATTGACCTCATATGTGGTCCTGCATAGAGCAGGAAAATACCCCAAGGAAAAATAAGACAGCTTTTCTGTAAGAGTCTAAACTAAAAACATAAAGCTGAGTTTTCCCAACACACATATAACATTCAAGACATCTGAGAAAACTCTTCAGTGAGATTCCACGGTGTTTGAGTCCCATCACTTTGCCTATGACACTCAGGAGAGTGTCAATCAATTGGTTGTCCAGGAGAACGGAACCCAAACTAAATTCTGGTGTTTCCCAAAATAGCCTCTGCTGAAGTTTCTGGTATTTCTATTTATCTACATGGTTCCTAATAGAAATCAAAGAACTTCTTCAAGATTAGACTAAACCCTGCTCttaatttctctgcagctgtaCAACTACTGCCTCTTGTACATGctaggaaaacaagaaaagcagaataaagaaACAGATTATTACCAACTTTTTTACCCCTCCTCTAAATTGCCTTGCCTATCAATAAATATAACATAtaagaagaaatgcagaaaaaaaagaccatCAAATCCACTGAAACTGGGATTtggtaaaatatattttggagaTTGCAgggtaaaagtaaaaaaaaaaaaatagtcttatTGAAAAGTCTTTCCAATTTACAAACTCCAAGGATCTTGAAAGAGGACAGAAATGAAAGTCagtccaaaaaaaccctccctcaGAAGTAATGCTGCTGATAAtagtaattatatttt
This sequence is a window from Hirundo rustica isolate bHirRus1 chromosome 4, bHirRus1.pri.v3, whole genome shotgun sequence. Protein-coding genes within it:
- the ETFBKMT gene encoding electron transfer flavoprotein beta subunit lysine methyltransferase isoform X1; translated protein: MAFRGWKWLLLLGRQNTLAKVWRSRRGGPSLCWKRCCHWSTGKSLDPEVRAFLEENTEVTNSGHLTPEIRLRLLTPRCRFWREKPDLWPYGDPFWAIYWPGGQALSRYILDNPHVVKGRSVLDLGSGCGATAIAAVMSGASQVLANDIDPIAGMAMILNCELNHLNPFPITIKNIINTEPGKWDLIVLGDMFYDEQLADGLHRWLQKCIRIHQTEVLIGDPGRHQFLSHSIHSQLHKVIEYSLPEYTRQENYGLTSSIVWSYQPSNSLDDS
- the ETFBKMT gene encoding electron transfer flavoprotein beta subunit lysine methyltransferase isoform X2, coding for MAFRGWKWLLLLGRQNTLAKVWRSRRGGPSLCWKRCCHWSTGKSLDPEVRAFLEENTEVTNSGHLTPEIRLRLLTPRCRFWREKPDLWPYGDPFWAIYWPGGQALSRYILDNPHVVKGRSVLDLGSGCGATAIAAVMSGASQVLANDIDPRMAMILNCELNHLNPFPITIKNIINTEPGKWDLIVLGDMFYDEQLADGLHRWLQKCIRIHQTEVLIGDPGRHQFLSHSIHSQLHKVIEYSLPEYTRQENYGLTSSIVWSYQPSNSLDDS